Below is a window of Pseudomonas sp. B21-040 DNA.
TGGGCGGCGTCGATGGCTGTGGCAAACAGCTCGCGCAGGAATTGTTGCGGATCGACCGACATGGCGGGCTCCCGGAATTCTTGTTATTGGGGTTATCGAACGTGCACGATCCCTGTAGGAGCAAGGCTTGCCCGCGATGCAGACGCTGAGGTGTTTCTGCTGCACCGAGGCGATTCCATCGCGGGCAAGCCTTGCTCCTACAGAGGGCCAGTCAGGCCCTCTGTAGCGCAGGGCTTACTTATCGCGAATCGAGAAATTCGCCATGTGCTCCAGGCCCTTGATCAGCGCCGAGTGGTCCCAATTGCTGCCACCAATGGCTGCGCAGGTGCTGAACACTTGCTGGGTGTTGGCGGTGTTCGGCAGGTTGATGTTCAGTTCCTTGGCCCTTGCAGGGCCAGGTTCAGGTCCTTCTGGTGCAGGCTGATGCGGAAACCCGGATCGAAGGTGCCTTTGATCATGCGCTCGCCGTGTACTTCGAGGATCTTCGAGGAGGCGAAACCGCCCATCAGTGCTTCACGCACCTTGGCTGGATCAGCACCGTTCTTCGAAGCGAACAGCAGGGCTTCAGCCACCGCCTGAATGTTCAGCGCCACGATGATCTGGTTCGCCACTTTCGCGGTTTGACCGTCGCCGTTGCCACCGACCAGGGTGATGTTCTTGCCCATGGCCTGGAACAGCGGCAGGGCGCGTTCGAAAGCATCGGCATCGCCGCCGACCATGATGCTCAGGCTCGCCGCCTTGGCGCCGACTTCACCGCCGGACACCGGTGCGTCGAGGTACTGGGCGCCTTTTTCATTGATTTTGGCGGCGAAAGCCTTGGTGGCAGTAGGCGAGATCGAGCTCATGTCGATGACGACTTTGCCTTTGCCAACACCGGCTGCAACGCCGTCGGCGCGGAACAGCACGTCATCGACCTGGGGGGTATCCGGCACCATGACGATGATGAATTCGGCTTCTTGTGCGACTTCTTTCGGGTTCGCCAGAGCAACGGCGCCGCCAGCAACCAAGTCGGCAGGGGCAGCGTCGTGGTGCGCCGACAGGAACAGGCTGTGGCCGGCTTTCTGCAGGTTCAACGCCATTGGGTGGCCCATGATGCCGGTGCCGATAAATCCGATTTTAGCCATGAGAAAATCCTCTTGTTTTTGTCTTGCTCAAGCAAATAGGGGGCGTAGCTTTTTGTAGGAGTGAGCCTGCTCGCGATTCAGCCGCTGCGGTACATCAGGTGTACCAAGGTGATTTCATCGCGAGCAGGCTCACTCCTACAGGGATCGGTGTCAGATCGCGTTATGGGTTTTCAGCCAGCCCAGGCCCGCTTCAGTGGTGGTCAGCGGCTTGTATTCGCAACCCACCCAACCCTGATAACCGATGCGGTCAAGGTGTTCGAACAGGAAGCGGTAGTTGATTTCACCGGTGCCCGGTTCGTTGCGCCCAGGGTTGTCGGCCAACTGGATGTGGTTGATTTCGCCCAGGTGCGTGGCCATGGTGCGGGCCAGGTCACCCTCCATGATTTGCATGTGGTAGATGTCGTATTGCAGGAACAGATTGGCGCTGCCGACCTGTTCGCGAATCGACAGGGCTTGCGCGGTGTTGTTCAGGTAGAAACCCGGGATGTCGCGAGTGTTGATCGCTTCCATCACCAGTTTGATGCCCACCGCTTGCAGCTTGTCTGCTGCGTATTTGAGGTTGGCGACGAAGGTTTTTTCCACGGTGGCATCGTCCACGCCTTGTGGGCGAATACCGGCCAGGCAGTTGACCTGGGTGTTGCCCAGCACTTGCGCGTAAGCAATGGCGAGGTCGACACCGGCGCGGAACTCTTCAACCCGATCCGGCAGGCACGCGATACCGCGTTCGCCCTTGGCCCAGTCACCGGCTGGCAGGTTGAACAGCACTTGGGTCAGACCGTTGGCATCCAGCTTGGCCTTGATCTCGGCGGAGCTGAAGTCATACGGGAACAGGTATTCGACACCACTGAAGCCGGCCTTGGCGGCCGCTTCGAAACGGGCAAGAAAATCTTGCTCTGTGAACAGCATGGACAGGTTGGCTGCGAAACGCGGCATGGTGGTCTCCTGTAAAAATAGTTGCCTGTAGCAGCTGCCGAGGCACGAGGCTGCGTTGGGCTGCGAAGCGGCCCCCGAGGGCGGTCCTGCGGACACGCAACGCAGCCTCGTGCCTCGGCAGCTGCTACAGGTATCAGGTCTTCTTAATCAAGCAACGAAATCGCCGTTGGCGCATCGTTGCCGACCAGCGCCAGGTCTTCGAATTCGTTGACGGCGTTGATCTCGGTGCCCATGGAAATGTTGGTCACGCGCTCCAGAATAATCTCGACAATCACCGGCACCTTGAACTCTTCGATCAGTTCCTGAGCCTTGCGCAGGGCAGGCTGGATCTGGCTTGGTTCAAACACGCGCAATGCCTTGCAGCCCAGGCCTTCGGCCACTGCGACGTGATCGACACCGTAACCGTTGAGTTCCGGAGCGTTCAGGTTATCGAAGGACAGCTGCACGCAGTAGTCCATGTCGAAACCGCGCTGAGCCTGACGAATCAGCCCCAGGTACGAGTTGTTTACCACAACATGGATGTACGGCAGTTTGAACTGCGCGCCGACTGCCAGCTCTTCGATCATGAACTGGAAATCATAGTCGCCCGACAGCGCCACGACCTTACGGGTCGGATCCGCCTTGACCACGCCCAGTGCCGCCGGAATGGTCCAGCCCAAGGGACCTGCCTGACCGCAGTTGATCCAGTGACGCGGCTTGTAGACGTGCAGGAACTGCGCGCCGGCAATCTGCGACAGGCCAATGGTGCTGACGTAGCAGGTGTCTTTGCCGAACACCTGGTTCATTTCTTCGTAGACGCGCTGCGGCTTGACCGGCACGTTGTCGAAGTGAGTCTTGCGCTGCAGGCTGGCTTTGCGCTGCTGGCAGTCTTGCAGCCAGGCGCTGCGGTTTTTCAGCTTGCCGGCGGCTTGCCATTCACGAGCGACTTCAATGAACACGGTCAGCGCGGCTGCGGCGTCAGAAACGATGCCCAGGTCCGGGTTGAACACGCGGCCGATCTGCGTCGGTTCGATATCAACGTGAATGAACTTGCGGCCTTCGGTGTACACGTCGATCGAGCCGGTGTGGCGGTTGGCCCAACGGTTGCCGACGCCCAGTACCAGGTCGGATTTGAGCATCGTCGCGTTGCCGTAACGGTGCGAGGTTTGCAGGCCGACCATGCCCACCATCAACGGGTGATCGTCCGGGATGGTGCCCCAGCCCATCAGGGTTGGAATGACAGGGATGCCGGTCAGTTCGGCGAACTCGACCAGCAACTCGCTGGCGTCCGCATTAATGATGCCGCCACCGGCAACCAGCAATGGGCGTTCAGCCTGATCGAGCATGGCCAGGGCCTTCTCGATTTGCACGCGGTTAGCGGTGGGCTTGGCCAACGGCAGCGGCTGGTAAGCGTCGATGTCGAATTCGATCTCGGCCATCTGCACGTCGAACGGCAGGTCGATCAGCACCGGGCCTGGACGGCCGGAGCGCATTTCGTAGAAGGCTTTCTGGAACGCATAAGGCACCTGGCCCGGTTCCATGACGGTGGTTGCCCACTTGGTCACTGGCTTGACGATGGTGGTGATGTCGACAGCCTGGAAGTCTTCCTTGTGCATACGGGCGCGGGGTGCCTGGCCAGTAATGCAAAGGATTGGAATCGAGTCGGCCGAGGCGCTGTAGAGCCCGGTGACCATGTCGGTACCGGCAGGGCCGGAAGTACCGATGCACACGCCGATGTTGCCGGCCTTGGTGCGGGTGTAGCCCTCGGCCATGTGCGAGGCGCCTTCAACGTGGCGAGCGAGGACGTGATCGATGCCACCGACCTTCTGCAGGGCGGAGTACAGCGGGTTGATTGCAGCACCCGGGATGCCAAAAGCGGTATCAACCCCTTCACGGCGCATCACCAGAACGGCGGCTTCGATTGCTCTCATTTTGCTCATGGTTTTGTGCCTCTTACGTTTTGTAATTGTATACAAGTGGCTTTGCGCAGAGTGTATTCACGGCGGACGGCGCAGGTCAATCCATTTTCTCAAGCGACTGTTTCATTCGTCGGAAGCCCTTTAACGTGTGGCTTTTCGTCGCATGTGGCGCTTTTCGATAATTATTGTATACAAAAAAATAATTCATTGTGTTCTATTTGTTGCATCGGACTGCGGCACAACGGCGCAGCCCAACGGCTTTCCGAAAAACAAAATGAGGACGGCACCATGAGCGCTTTAACCTTGAAAGTCGCAGTCAACCTGATCGATCAGGCCATCTCTGCCGGGCGTGCAATCTCTGCAGCTCCATTGACCATTGCAGTACTGGATGCCGGCGGGCACCTGATCACCCTGCAACGCGAAGACGGCGCCAGCCTGCTACGCCCGCAGGTCGCCATCGGTAAGGCCTGGGGCGCCATTGCCCTGGGCAAAGGCTCGCGTCTGCTGGCGCTGGACGCACAACAACGCCCGGCGTTTATCGCGGCGTTGAACAGCCTGGGGCAGGGCAGCATCGTGCCGGCACCGGGTGGTGTGCTGATTCGCGATCTGGCAGGGAACGTGCTGGGGGCGGTCGGCATCAGCGGGGATCTGTCGGATGTTGATGAACAGTGCGCGATTAGTGCGATCGAGGCGTTGGGGTTGACGGCGGATGCTGGGGTAACGGCTTGATGTGAATTAAATCGATACTGCCGGCAGGACGCTGGTGACGAAGCGGGGCGGCCTCTATAGACTGCCGCCCCTCTCGTTTTTGTATCAAGGAAGATATGCGTGAAGACGCTGTTTGGCATCACCCTGGCTGCGGCCATGACCCTCTGCCCCCCTTTTCTGCACGCCGACGAAGCGCTGGACGCCGATGAAATCGCTTTCCAGGCGCTCAGTCCTGTCGTCACTGCGTTGCTCAACGCCGAAGATGCAGAAGAGCTAATGGCCCGGGCTGAAAAACTGGAAGGTACCGACACCTTGCAGGCTATTGCTGTTTACCTGGCGGCGAGCCGCGAAGAACCCGAGCAGTTGATAGCGCCTTATCAGGTGGCGGCGCTGTTTGCCCGTCGCGGTGACAACAAGCTGGCGGAGCGCTTTTTGAAGGAAGCCGATGACCGCGGCATGTGGTTCGGTCCACTGATGGCGAGCGACGAGGACTTTGCCGATCTGCGCCAGACATCCACCTACAAGAACGTGTTGGCCAATGCCCAGCAACGCTATCAGAAAATTGCCCTAGGCAAGGTCGGAGCTATTTCAGTGCTCAATCCTTCCGCCACTATTCCTGTGCCCGCCGCGTGTCGGCCGGTGGTGGTCTGGTTGCACGGGTATGGCGTGAACGGTGAAGTCGATGAGGATTACCAGCCACTTGCGGACACCGGTGCCATTATCTTGGGCATTAATGGCACTGAAATGATCAATTCTGTCGACAGCTTCCGCTGGATCGGCCCGGGTTTTGAGGGCACGCATAAAGCGGTACAAAACGGTCTGAAGGAGCTGGCGGTGCAGCAATGCATCGACCGCAAACATGTTTACCTGATGGGCTTTTCTCAAGGCTCACAGCATGCCGGAGCGTTGTTGGCGCAACATCCGGATGATTACGCAGGCGCATTGTTGCTGTCACCCGGCGGTATGCAACCGACACCGACCACGAGCAAGGCGCGTGGCAAAAAGGTGTTTGTGATCAACGGGAAGATGGAAGGACCGGGCAACTTGCAAATGAGTGCCGATTTTCGTGCGTTATTCAGTGAGGGTAACGAGGTTAAATCCATTACCCATGATGGCGGGCACACGTTTCCGGACGGCTGGAGAACATCACTCCCGCAGGCATTGCGCTGGATGATGGGCGGTGAAGTTTAGGCTCAAAGATCGCAATCTTCGCCAGCGCGCGACTGCTGCATGGGCCGGTGATCTTTTCGCTTTGAACCGGTCTGTCAGTCCGGTTCACACCCCTTGAGCACCAACCGGATAATCGTCTGCGCCGCTGCTTCATAATCGGCCTCATCCAGTTTGGCTTTGCCGGTGATGGCGGTGATCTGCCAGTCAAAGTCGGCATAGGTCTGGGTCGCGGCCCAGATGCTGAACATCAGGTGGTTAGGGTCGATGGCGGCGATCTGGCCGCGGTCGATCCAGGTTTGGATGCAGTCGATGTTGTGTCTGGCCTGGCTGTTGAGTTGTTCGACCAGGTCGGCGCTCAGGTGCGGGGCGCCGTGCATGATTTCGCTGGCGAACACCTTGGAAGCGAAAGGCAGGTCGCGGGAGATGCGGATTTTCGAGCGGATGTAGCCGCTCAGCACTTCGCTGGGCACACCTTCAGGGTTGAACGGTGTCGAGGCCTGCAGAATCGGCTCGATGATACTTTCCAGGACCTCGCGGTAGAGGTTTTCCTTGGATTTGAAGTAGTAGTAGACGTTGGGCTTGGGCAATCCCGCCTTGGCTGCGATGTCGCTGGTTTTGGTCGCAGCGAAGCCCTTGTCGGCAAATTCTTCACTGGCGGCACGCAGGATCAGTTCTTTGTTGCGCTCGCGGATAGTGCTCATAAACCAGGGGGTTCCTTGCCTGTTCTGGCGGTTGCGCATGGTATCACCGGCCTCGCGCGCCGCTCAAGAATGCCCCGTGTGGCACTCGGCCGCGCTATGCTGCGCAGCATTCATTCAAGAAGGAAACCTGATTCATGGCAGGAAGCAGTTTGCTGGTGCTGATCGATGACATCGCCGCTGTGCTCGACGATGTGGCATTGATGACCAAAATGGCCGCCAAGAAGACCGCCGGTGTACTGGGCGACGATCTGGCGCTCAATGCCCAGCAGGTCAGCGGCGTGCGGGCCGAGCGGGAAATCCCGGTGGTTTGGGCGGTCGCCAAGGGCTCGTTTCGCAACAAACTGATCCTGGTGCCGTCAGCGTTGGCCATCAGCGCATTCATTCCGTGGTTGGTCACCCCATTGTTGATGGTCGGCGGCGCGTACCTGTGTTTCGAAGGCTTCGAGAAACTTGCCCACAAATTTTTGCACAGCAAGGCCGAGGATCAGGCTGAACATGCAGAGCTGGTCGAGGCTGTTGCCGATCCGGCGGTCGATCTGGTGGCTTACGAACAGGACAAGATCAAGGGCGCGGTCCGCACCGACTTCATCCTGTCGGCAGAAATCATCGCCATCACGTTGGGCACCGTGGCGGGCGCCTCGCTGACCCAGCAAGTGATCGTGCTCTCGGGGATTGCCATCGTCATGACCGTCGGCGTCTATGGCCTGGTCGCCGGTATCGTCAAACTCGACGACCTCGGTTTGTGGTTGACCCAAAAGCCTGGGCAGATGGCGAAAAGCATCGGGGGCGGCATTTTGCGCGCAGCGCCTTACATGATGAAAAGCCTGTCGGTGATCGGTACGGCAGCGATGTTCCTGGTCGGTGGCGGGATCCTGACTCACGGCGTGCCGGTGATTCATCACTGGATTGAAGGTGTTGGCGCAGCGGCCGGTGGCGCCGGGTTTATCGTGCCGACCTTGCTCAATGGGGTCGCGGGGATTGTGGCCGGCGCGGTGGTGTTGGCGGGTGTGCTGGTAGCCAGCAAAATCTGGAAAGCGGTGAAAGGTTAAGGAACTCAAAGCGCCCACATTCCTTTCAGATTGTTCCTACAAGGCTATTTTTGGGGTTCTCGTAAACTGCGCTCCGCTATTTGGGCTGCAATGGCCTGAATAGAATTTCCGGTAGCGAAAGGGTTTAGGGATGAAGTGGTATTTGCAGGTGCTGAGGAAGTACGCCACGTTTAGAGGGCGCGCCAGTAGAGAAGAGTTCTGGATGTTCGTGCTCTTGGAGACTTGTTTTCTTGGCGTTTGGACGGCCATAGCTATTTGGACTGGCTTGATCCGTGAAATAGGTTTTCTTATTGCTGAACTTGTATATGGGCTTTTAACTGTATGTCCAAGATTGGCGCTGATTTGGCGCCGATTCCACGACATGAATAGAAGTGGACTGAATTTCTTCTGGGCAGGTATCCCTCTGATTGGGCCGTTTATTCTCCTGATTATGATGGCGGCAAGCGGGACGAAGGGAGAGAATAATTTCGGTCTGGACCCATTGGAGTCTGAAGTAGATCAGAAGGTGTAAACCTTATTCAGGACGGGACACAGGCATGAAAAAAGGCCATTCGACTCACATCGAATGGCCTTTTTTGTTGCCGCCGGAATTACTCGGCGATCTGCAACTTACGTGACTCGGTATACACGTAACGCACTTTCTCGTACTCGAACGGCGAGTTCAGCTGGCCATAGCGGAAGCGGGTCTGGTTGCGTTTGTCGATGCCGCGCAGGATCCACACTTCAGGATGATTGGAGCTGACTTCGGAGACGTTCAGGTAGTTGATCGCCGACTCTACGGTGAAGTCGACTGCCAGGCCGCCGGTGTCGCGGATGTTGGACGGCCCGAGAATTGGCAAGACGAAGTAGGCGCCGCCTGGTACACCGTAGAAGCCCAGGGTCTGGCCGAAGTCTTCGTTCTGGCGCGGCAGGCCCATGGCGGTGGCCGGGTCCCACAGGCCGGCGATGCCGATGGTGGTGTTGAGCAGCAGGCGCGCAGAGGTTTCCATCGAACGCTTGCCCTTGAGTTGCAGCAGGCTGTTCACCAGGTTCGGCACGTCGCCGAGGTTGTTGAAGAAGTTGCTCACGCCGGTACGCAGGAAGCTTGGCGTGACGTAGCGATAGCCGTCGACCACGGGCAGGAACACCCATTGGTCGAAGCGGTAGTTGAAGTGATACACCCGGCGGTTCCACTCTTCCAGCGGGTCATAGACGGCCAGTGCGTTGAGCGTCGAGCGTTCGAACTCGCGCTGGTCCAGCCCGGGGTTGAACTTGAGTTTGCTCAGCGGCTCCTTGAAGCCGTCATTGTCGATCACGACGGGGGCGTTGGCTTTGCTGTTGTCGGCATTGGCGACGCCTGCACAGAGTAACGCAGCGATAAGCAGGAGATATTTAGCCACGGAAGAACTCCAGCATGGCGTCGCTGTTGACGCGGTAGTTAAGGTTGCCGCAATGGCCGCCGAGTGGATAAACGGTCAAGCGATCGCCGAAGGTCTTGCGCAGGAAACCGAGGTCGCCCGGGCCCAGGATCACGTCGTCGGCGTTGTGCATCACAGCGATTTTCGGGCTGTCGTGCAGGTAGTCCTTGAGCGCATACAGGCTGACCTGGTCGATCAGTTGCAGCAGGCTGCCGCCGTCAGTGCGGGCACGCCACATCGGAATGACCTGTTCGGTGATGTAGCAGTCGAAGTCGCATTGCAGCGCACGCTTGAGAAACGGCGTGAGGCTGGTGCCTTCGGTGATCGGGAATTTCGGCGGCGTAATCAGGCCGCGACGGTTGATCAGGTCCGAGGTGAAGGCAATGTCGGCAGCCGAGAAACGGAATGAAGTGCCGATCAGCATGGCCATCTGTTCGTTGGTCAGGTGTTGCTTGGACTGCTGGAAGTCGTAGAGCAGGGCATCGTTGAGGTCGATGTAGCCTTTCTGCTGGAAGTAGCGGGTCAGCTTGTTCAACACCAGCTCATAAAACGTAGTGCTGCTGGTGATGCCCTTGACCTCTGTCTGGACCAGTTTGTCCAGGTTGGTGATCGAGGTGTACAGGTTGACTGGCGGGTTGAGCAGCAAGACTTTCTTGAAGTTGAAACTGCGGCGGGTTTCGTCCAGATGCGCGACAAACGCCGCGTCGAGGGCGCCCAGGCTGTAACCGGTCAGGTAGTAATCGGT
It encodes the following:
- a CDS encoding alpha/beta hydrolase — protein: MKTLFGITLAAAMTLCPPFLHADEALDADEIAFQALSPVVTALLNAEDAEELMARAEKLEGTDTLQAIAVYLAASREEPEQLIAPYQVAALFARRGDNKLAERFLKEADDRGMWFGPLMASDEDFADLRQTSTYKNVLANAQQRYQKIALGKVGAISVLNPSATIPVPAACRPVVVWLHGYGVNGEVDEDYQPLADTGAIILGINGTEMINSVDSFRWIGPGFEGTHKAVQNGLKELAVQQCIDRKHVYLMGFSQGSQHAGALLAQHPDDYAGALLLSPGGMQPTPTTSKARGKKVFVINGKMEGPGNLQMSADFRALFSEGNEVKSITHDGGHTFPDGWRTSLPQALRWMMGGEV
- a CDS encoding serine/threonine protein kinase produces the protein MLRSLRFAALFCGLILSASALAVDIDAASYGYPLTNPFEATIATTPPDLRPELPLDDDINQRDETITLRPERAFELPDNFWAVKKLTYRIATQDKAAPLIFLIAGTGARYDSTLNEYLKKLYYQAGYHVVQLSSPTSFDFIAAASRFATPGITKEDAEDMYRVMQAVRAQNPNLPVTDYYLTGYSLGALDAAFVAHLDETRRSFNFKKVLLLNPPVNLYTSITNLDKLVQTEVKGITSSTTFYELVLNKLTRYFQQKGYIDLNDALLYDFQQSKQHLTNEQMAMLIGTSFRFSAADIAFTSDLINRRGLITPPKFPITEGTSLTPFLKRALQCDFDCYITEQVIPMWRARTDGGSLLQLIDQVSLYALKDYLHDSPKIAVMHNADDVILGPGDLGFLRKTFGDRLTVYPLGGHCGNLNYRVNSDAMLEFFRG
- a CDS encoding heme-binding protein, whose product is MSALTLKVAVNLIDQAISAGRAISAAPLTIAVLDAGGHLITLQREDGASLLRPQVAIGKAWGAIALGKGSRLLALDAQQRPAFIAALNSLGQGSIVPAPGGVLIRDLAGNVLGAVGISGDLSDVDEQCAISAIEALGLTADAGVTA
- a CDS encoding TetR/AcrR family transcriptional regulator, whose protein sequence is MSTIRERNKELILRAASEEFADKGFAATKTSDIAAKAGLPKPNVYYYFKSKENLYREVLESIIEPILQASTPFNPEGVPSEVLSGYIRSKIRISRDLPFASKVFASEIMHGAPHLSADLVEQLNSQARHNIDCIQTWIDRGQIAAIDPNHLMFSIWAATQTYADFDWQITAITGKAKLDEADYEAAAQTIIRLVLKGCEPD
- a CDS encoding VacJ family lipoprotein: MAKYLLLIAALLCAGVANADNSKANAPVVIDNDGFKEPLSKLKFNPGLDQREFERSTLNALAVYDPLEEWNRRVYHFNYRFDQWVFLPVVDGYRYVTPSFLRTGVSNFFNNLGDVPNLVNSLLQLKGKRSMETSARLLLNTTIGIAGLWDPATAMGLPRQNEDFGQTLGFYGVPGGAYFVLPILGPSNIRDTGGLAVDFTVESAINYLNVSEVSSNHPEVWILRGIDKRNQTRFRYGQLNSPFEYEKVRYVYTESRKLQIAE
- a CDS encoding DUF805 domain-containing protein; this translates as MKWYLQVLRKYATFRGRASREEFWMFVLLETCFLGVWTAIAIWTGLIREIGFLIAELVYGLLTVCPRLALIWRRFHDMNRSGLNFFWAGIPLIGPFILLIMMAASGTKGENNFGLDPLESEVDQKV
- the gcl gene encoding glyoxylate carboligase — protein: MSKMRAIEAAVLVMRREGVDTAFGIPGAAINPLYSALQKVGGIDHVLARHVEGASHMAEGYTRTKAGNIGVCIGTSGPAGTDMVTGLYSASADSIPILCITGQAPRARMHKEDFQAVDITTIVKPVTKWATTVMEPGQVPYAFQKAFYEMRSGRPGPVLIDLPFDVQMAEIEFDIDAYQPLPLAKPTANRVQIEKALAMLDQAERPLLVAGGGIINADASELLVEFAELTGIPVIPTLMGWGTIPDDHPLMVGMVGLQTSHRYGNATMLKSDLVLGVGNRWANRHTGSIDVYTEGRKFIHVDIEPTQIGRVFNPDLGIVSDAAAALTVFIEVAREWQAAGKLKNRSAWLQDCQQRKASLQRKTHFDNVPVKPQRVYEEMNQVFGKDTCYVSTIGLSQIAGAQFLHVYKPRHWINCGQAGPLGWTIPAALGVVKADPTRKVVALSGDYDFQFMIEELAVGAQFKLPYIHVVVNNSYLGLIRQAQRGFDMDYCVQLSFDNLNAPELNGYGVDHVAVAEGLGCKALRVFEPSQIQPALRKAQELIEEFKVPVIVEIILERVTNISMGTEINAVNEFEDLALVGNDAPTAISLLD
- the hyi gene encoding hydroxypyruvate isomerase; the protein is MPRFAANLSMLFTEQDFLARFEAAAKAGFSGVEYLFPYDFSSAEIKAKLDANGLTQVLFNLPAGDWAKGERGIACLPDRVEEFRAGVDLAIAYAQVLGNTQVNCLAGIRPQGVDDATVEKTFVANLKYAADKLQAVGIKLVMEAINTRDIPGFYLNNTAQALSIREQVGSANLFLQYDIYHMQIMEGDLARTMATHLGEINHIQLADNPGRNEPGTGEINYRFLFEHLDRIGYQGWVGCEYKPLTTTEAGLGWLKTHNAI
- a CDS encoding DUF808 domain-containing protein, with protein sequence MAGSSLLVLIDDIAAVLDDVALMTKMAAKKTAGVLGDDLALNAQQVSGVRAEREIPVVWAVAKGSFRNKLILVPSALAISAFIPWLVTPLLMVGGAYLCFEGFEKLAHKFLHSKAEDQAEHAELVEAVADPAVDLVAYEQDKIKGAVRTDFILSAEIIAITLGTVAGASLTQQVIVLSGIAIVMTVGVYGLVAGIVKLDDLGLWLTQKPGQMAKSIGGGILRAAPYMMKSLSVIGTAAMFLVGGGILTHGVPVIHHWIEGVGAAAGGAGFIVPTLLNGVAGIVAGAVVLAGVLVASKIWKAVKG